The following coding sequences lie in one Rothia sp. SD9660Na genomic window:
- a CDS encoding helix-turn-helix transcriptional regulator, translating to MLVTETTASNVRAELARKDMTQSQAALKLGISKQAMSSKLNNKTTFTLLELGQLAQILDVDIRDFFQVKQAVADAA from the coding sequence ATGCTGGTAACCGAAACCACTGCCTCAAACGTAAGAGCAGAACTAGCTCGCAAGGATATGACCCAGAGCCAGGCTGCCCTAAAGCTGGGCATCTCTAAGCAAGCCATGTCTAGCAAGCTCAACAACAAGACTACTTTTACCCTCCTGGAGCTTGGACAGCTCGCCCAAATCCTCGATGTTGACATCAGAGACTTCTTCCAGGTGAAACAAGCCGTTGCTGACGCAGCCTAA
- a CDS encoding helix-turn-helix transcriptional regulator, whose product MNQNFPTDFSRAVNAEIRSWMGRRGLNQKQLAESAGISKSKISRILGTAEQSMDTDELDVICQVLEVSPAQVVDDAVRAVLAQQEQAETQRPSGRYNSDGEWVPTTRDGYTLAAYETDEEKGVDYIDD is encoded by the coding sequence ATGAATCAAAACTTTCCAACCGACTTCAGTAGGGCAGTCAATGCAGAAATCCGCAGCTGGATGGGACGGCGCGGACTCAATCAGAAGCAACTGGCTGAGAGTGCAGGAATTTCCAAGTCGAAAATAAGTCGAATTCTAGGAACTGCTGAGCAGTCCATGGATACTGACGAGCTGGACGTTATTTGCCAGGTGCTTGAAGTTTCTCCGGCACAAGTGGTTGATGATGCTGTGCGTGCCGTCCTGGCCCAGCAAGAACAAGCCGAAACCCAGCGTCCGTCCGGTCGCTACAACTCCGACGGCGAATGGGTCCCCACCACCCGCGACGGCTACACCCTAGCCGCCTACGAAACAGACGAGGAGAAGGGCGTTGATTACATCGACGACTAA
- a CDS encoding ImmA/IrrE family metallo-endopeptidase, translated as MITSTTKDPYTLAEELGVPIVYRKLAGGLHAYWDGARIIVDTRLSQTQERCAIAHDLMHVIAGDEPYLHVLSSPTIEAKRDLQAAELLIDLAAFRQAATMYPDDGAKVARELGITNRLLNAWVRAHGVELIELDEVA; from the coding sequence TTGATTACATCGACGACTAAAGACCCCTACACCCTCGCCGAAGAACTCGGCGTCCCCATCGTCTACCGCAAACTCGCCGGCGGACTCCACGCCTACTGGGACGGTGCGAGAATCATCGTCGATACCCGCCTATCCCAAACACAAGAGCGCTGCGCCATCGCCCACGACCTCATGCACGTCATAGCAGGGGACGAACCCTACCTACACGTGCTCAGCTCACCGACCATCGAAGCCAAGCGAGACCTTCAAGCAGCCGAACTGCTCATCGATCTGGCAGCCTTCCGCCAAGCAGCCACCATGTACCCCGACGACGGCGCCAAAGTAGCCCGCGAGCTAGGCATCACCAACAGGCTCCTCAACGCCTGGGTACGAGCACACGGAGTCGAACTCATCGAACTAGACGAGGTGGCCTAG
- a CDS encoding helix-turn-helix transcriptional regulator, producing MIPMARNTLSRWESGAFKPSGDGLDRLAEITAVDRTWLETRIEPDATGDLPASLTFRWTPGGIEVE from the coding sequence ATGATTCCTATGGCCCGCAATACGCTTAGCCGGTGGGAGTCTGGGGCCTTCAAGCCGTCTGGTGACGGCCTAGACCGCCTGGCAGAAATTACGGCCGTTGACCGCACTTGGCTGGAGACCAGAATCGAGCCAGACGCCACAGGCGACCTGCCCGCCTCTCTCACGTTTCGCTGGACTCCCGGCGGTATCGAGGTAGAGTAG
- a CDS encoding site-specific integrase, which translates to MATRRSNGEGSAPYKRPDGRWQVKIRTTQTTTGKPHRKTIYGKTRAEAVAKAKEYIRTLESGVKADTTRTTLHEWSEHWLDTIAAKRVREQTLKSYRGYMERWAYPTSTANMPLTKIKPLHIEAIYQRMREHDLSENTVNHMHKVLSICFKAAVDRDLLAKSPMDRVPLPQFDVYEPKIATPAQAQTMVKELRNDEENGLAFTVALALGPRQGERLALCWDDIDLVNGKLRIRHGIILRPWKHGCASEGESPRCGRKQGSYCPQRWGGGFVMGPPKNRAGVRENILPEPLIQMFKEHKVRQRRRQLEAGREWVGAVDAEGKSWDLVFTDRRGRLVRPNDDWRAWRAFTSKHGLEGMRVHDARHTAATLLLAMGVAPQVTMDILGWSSPEMLRRYQHVLDDMRTDAAEKVSTALFG; encoded by the coding sequence ATGGCAACCAGACGCTCCAACGGCGAAGGCTCTGCACCCTACAAACGACCGGACGGCCGCTGGCAAGTCAAAATCCGAACCACCCAAACCACCACAGGCAAGCCTCACCGCAAAACTATCTACGGAAAAACCAGAGCCGAAGCGGTCGCAAAAGCAAAAGAATACATCCGCACCCTGGAATCAGGCGTCAAAGCAGACACCACCCGAACTACCCTGCACGAATGGTCAGAACACTGGCTCGACACCATCGCAGCCAAACGAGTGCGAGAACAAACCCTCAAAAGCTACCGCGGCTACATGGAAAGATGGGCATACCCAACCAGCACAGCGAACATGCCCCTCACCAAAATCAAGCCCCTGCACATCGAAGCCATCTACCAGCGCATGCGCGAGCACGACCTCTCAGAAAACACCGTCAACCACATGCACAAAGTCCTCTCCATCTGCTTCAAAGCAGCAGTGGACCGGGATCTGCTGGCCAAATCACCCATGGACAGAGTGCCCCTGCCCCAATTCGACGTCTATGAACCAAAAATCGCTACTCCAGCCCAGGCTCAAACCATGGTCAAGGAACTACGCAACGACGAAGAAAACGGCCTAGCCTTCACCGTCGCCTTAGCACTGGGCCCACGCCAAGGCGAGCGCCTAGCCCTCTGCTGGGATGACATCGATCTAGTCAACGGCAAGCTGCGCATCCGCCATGGCATAATATTGCGACCATGGAAACACGGCTGCGCTTCCGAAGGTGAGAGCCCTCGGTGCGGCCGCAAGCAGGGTTCATACTGCCCCCAGCGGTGGGGAGGCGGTTTCGTGATGGGCCCACCGAAGAATCGGGCAGGTGTTCGCGAGAATATTTTGCCTGAGCCCCTTATTCAGATGTTCAAAGAGCATAAGGTTAGGCAGCGTAGGCGTCAGCTTGAAGCAGGGCGCGAATGGGTTGGCGCTGTCGACGCTGAGGGTAAGAGCTGGGATTTAGTCTTTACCGACCGGCGCGGCCGTCTGGTGCGCCCAAACGATGATTGGAGGGCATGGCGGGCTTTCACCTCAAAGCATGGGCTTGAGGGCATGCGCGTGCATGATGCTAGGCATACTGCTGCGACTCTACTGCTAGCCATGGGCGTAGCGCCTCAAGTCACCATGGATATTCTTGGTTGGTCATCCCCTGAGATGCTCAGGAGGTACCAGCATGTGCTCGACGATATGCGGACTGATGCAGCTGAGAAGGTCTCAACAGCCCTTTTTGGATAA
- a CDS encoding GNAT family N-acetyltransferase: protein MPAPITSYQQAEKILAAQLSIDLCLPEQAIDIAQQHGSTHLSARRIPLDEMHPARRRYRDHWELRLINYRGLTVICAQHPRVREAADNLLAGDNGNWVGDYSELRKLNDYLTPYALQMSGTSLFFTPGRDFFTRGADVRPGFPAEGYTVRWLEPTELEQYRGNPDFENALGFKELRPDVQVLGAYTEGELVALAGASEDSDWCRQIGIDVLPGHRSRGLASYLVKELSQAILTEGFVPFYGTSPSHIISQQVALNAGLRPAWWEFVSTSLNEISVD from the coding sequence ATGCCCGCGCCTATCACCAGCTACCAGCAGGCCGAGAAGATTCTGGCTGCGCAGCTGTCCATTGACCTGTGCCTGCCCGAGCAGGCTATTGATATAGCGCAGCAGCACGGCTCAACCCACCTTTCGGCGCGGCGAATTCCCCTCGACGAGATGCACCCGGCCCGCCGCCGCTACCGCGACCACTGGGAGCTACGCCTGATTAACTACCGCGGGCTCACCGTCATCTGTGCCCAGCACCCGCGCGTGCGTGAGGCCGCCGATAACCTGCTAGCTGGCGATAACGGGAACTGGGTGGGGGACTACTCCGAGCTGCGCAAACTCAACGACTACCTCACCCCCTACGCCCTGCAGATGAGCGGCACCTCCCTCTTTTTCACCCCCGGCAGGGATTTCTTTACCCGGGGTGCGGACGTCCGCCCCGGCTTCCCCGCCGAGGGCTACACGGTGCGGTGGCTGGAACCAACTGAACTGGAGCAGTATCGCGGCAACCCCGACTTCGAGAACGCACTCGGCTTTAAAGAGCTGCGCCCCGATGTGCAGGTGCTTGGTGCCTATACCGAGGGGGAGCTGGTAGCCTTAGCTGGTGCTAGTGAAGACTCCGACTGGTGCCGCCAGATTGGTATTGATGTGTTGCCCGGCCACCGCAGTAGGGGGCTGGCGTCTTACCTGGTCAAGGAGCTGTCGCAGGCTATTCTCACCGAGGGCTTCGTGCCCTTCTACGGCACCAGCCCTTCGCACATCATCAGCCAGCAAGTTGCGCTAAATGCGGGCCTGCGCCCGGCCTGGTGGGAGTTTGTCTCTACCAGCTTGAACGAAATTTCGGTGGACTAA
- a CDS encoding lipoate--protein ligase family protein codes for MLHLDRVDPATSGTMAEMVDSAMATVRAVGRGAAPSTLRLYRPKPTVAFGRRDELNPRFAQARTAALDRGFEPLVRTVGGHAAAYHSGCLVVDHFQKASDAVSGNHERYGIFGAMFAEALTSLGIPAGVGELPGEYCPGEYSVWGQLPGGQRVKLIGTAQRVVAGAWWFSSGIVVTGADSLREVTTDVYQALGLPLEPATVGAAADIEPLITVDDLEDAVIEAYESEGF; via the coding sequence ATGCTGCACCTTGACCGCGTTGACCCCGCCACCAGCGGAACCATGGCCGAGATGGTTGATTCAGCCATGGCGACCGTCCGCGCAGTGGGCAGGGGGGCGGCCCCCAGCACCTTGCGTCTCTATCGGCCCAAGCCAACGGTGGCTTTTGGGCGCAGGGACGAGCTCAACCCCCGGTTTGCGCAGGCCCGCACGGCTGCGTTAGACCGCGGGTTTGAACCCCTGGTGCGTACCGTGGGCGGGCACGCCGCCGCCTATCACTCGGGCTGCCTGGTGGTGGATCATTTCCAGAAAGCGTCGGACGCTGTCAGCGGCAATCACGAGCGCTACGGCATCTTCGGGGCCATGTTCGCAGAGGCCCTCACCAGCCTGGGCATTCCTGCCGGGGTGGGGGAGCTGCCCGGTGAGTATTGCCCCGGTGAGTATTCGGTCTGGGGCCAGTTACCCGGCGGCCAGCGGGTCAAGCTCATAGGCACGGCCCAGCGGGTTGTTGCCGGAGCCTGGTGGTTCTCGTCGGGCATTGTGGTCACAGGGGCCGATAGCCTACGCGAGGTAACAACGGACGTTTACCAGGCCCTCGGCCTACCCCTGGAACCCGCAACAGTGGGCGCAGCAGCCGACATCGAACCCCTCATCACCGTCGACGACCTTGAAGACGCCGTCATCGAAGCTTACGAAAGCGAGGGGTTCTAG
- a CDS encoding SOS response-associated peptidase, whose protein sequence is MCGRYALELAQEHPQYMAGVEFADPITNYNVAPTSTVPILVDRLAAPTEQVTGADAPARAGASAHSDGGQGNSPVFTRELHSARWGLLPGWAKDPAFSSRAFNARSETIFEKPTFREAAVSGHCAVPVSGYYEWKTETTAAGKQVKTPYFVHRPDGRPIYFAGLYEWWKIPAEFAGPDGSFAGNQGEWLLSCSIVTMDSPGNGEFEPGIMADLGGDPGYTNEIERQLGQLHNRLPIPLHVASDTEINESDSLTTWLRSGRPAGSTKPNTEQKRAYRTQAQASLQLIREQAFAETAGWALREVSKDVGNVRNNAPYLLEPVEDLLSGL, encoded by the coding sequence GTGTGCGGACGCTACGCCCTTGAACTAGCCCAGGAACACCCCCAGTACATGGCTGGGGTCGAATTCGCCGACCCCATTACCAACTACAACGTGGCACCCACCAGCACGGTCCCCATCCTGGTTGATCGGCTAGCGGCACCCACCGAGCAGGTCACAGGTGCGGACGCACCAGCCCGCGCGGGTGCGTCCGCCCACTCTGACGGCGGGCAGGGGAACTCCCCGGTTTTCACCCGAGAATTGCACTCGGCCCGCTGGGGCCTGCTGCCGGGCTGGGCGAAGGACCCCGCCTTCTCATCGCGGGCCTTCAACGCCCGCAGTGAGACGATCTTTGAAAAGCCCACCTTCCGCGAAGCCGCTGTTTCGGGGCACTGCGCTGTGCCCGTGAGCGGCTACTACGAATGGAAAACCGAAACTACCGCTGCGGGTAAACAGGTCAAGACTCCCTACTTTGTGCACCGCCCCGATGGTCGCCCCATCTACTTCGCTGGCTTGTACGAGTGGTGGAAGATTCCCGCAGAATTCGCCGGGCCAGATGGGTCTTTCGCGGGCAACCAGGGGGAGTGGCTGCTCTCCTGCTCGATCGTGACCATGGATTCGCCCGGCAACGGCGAGTTCGAACCCGGAATCATGGCTGACCTGGGCGGCGACCCCGGCTACACAAATGAGATTGAACGGCAACTGGGCCAGCTACACAACCGCCTGCCCATACCTCTTCACGTGGCAAGTGATACTGAAATAAACGAGTCAGATAGCCTCACCACCTGGCTGCGGTCCGGCCGCCCAGCCGGTTCCACTAAACCCAACACCGAGCAGAAACGGGCCTACCGCACCCAGGCGCAGGCGTCCTTGCAACTCATCCGCGAGCAGGCCTTCGCTGAAACCGCAGGCTGGGCCCTGCGCGAGGTGAGTAAGGACGTCGGCAACGTACGCAACAACGCCCCCTACCTGCTGGAGCCGGTCGAAGATTTGCTCAGTGGGTTGTGA
- a CDS encoding GNAT family N-acetyltransferase — MSGLITLISQTSKARKPMTVSTRPAQLDDAEALARLYFASYDDERFASQADATAEMERILKGEHGEFYAEASPVVVDDHDRIIAASLCLKHRVVTEPKGIPTIYELFTAASRRREGLAEQLIRRSIDQMFEDGYEQVSVRISENNAAALALYLTLDFNRWFPEDDDIL, encoded by the coding sequence ATGAGCGGCTTGATTACTCTGATCTCGCAGACTTCAAAGGCGCGCAAGCCCATGACCGTCAGCACCCGCCCCGCACAGCTCGACGACGCCGAAGCGCTGGCCCGGCTTTACTTCGCCTCCTACGACGACGAACGCTTCGCCTCCCAGGCCGACGCCACCGCCGAGATGGAGCGCATTCTCAAGGGTGAGCACGGCGAGTTCTACGCCGAGGCGTCCCCCGTGGTGGTTGATGATCACGACCGCATTATCGCTGCGTCCCTTTGTCTCAAGCACCGCGTGGTCACCGAGCCCAAGGGCATCCCCACCATCTATGAGCTCTTCACCGCAGCCTCCCGCCGCCGCGAGGGCCTGGCAGAACAGCTGATTCGCCGCAGCATCGACCAGATGTTCGAGGACGGCTACGAGCAGGTTTCAGTACGCATCAGCGAGAACAACGCCGCCGCTCTAGCCCTCTACCTGACCCTGGATTTCAACCGCTGGTTCCCCGAAGACGACGATATTCTCTAG
- a CDS encoding fumarylacetoacetate hydrolase family protein: protein MKFAQVRRAGKARAVVESGGRWYELGRPLHKFVGSSDLGSMSPAELGARPVEVSPEEFIAPLNKVQRVLCVGLNFTDHAAELGAELPTYPTIFTKFGNALVGPGEAIELPAESTKIDWEVELCAVVGRRGRHIAEDQVDDYLLGYTVLNDVSVRDWQGRTSEWFQGKNWDRMTPFGPVIVSPDELDIAGGLAMTCTVDGEARQQGTTANMVFTPAQVVSYISTFMTLEPGDLVALGTPAGVGLSLCPRQWLADGQVVVTAIEGIGSLTNVCRLATSLERADL from the coding sequence GTGAAGTTTGCGCAGGTCAGGCGAGCTGGTAAGGCTCGCGCGGTGGTTGAAAGCGGCGGACGCTGGTACGAGCTAGGCCGGCCCCTGCACAAGTTTGTAGGGTCGAGTGATTTAGGGTCGATGAGCCCTGCTGAACTGGGAGCTAGGCCGGTTGAGGTGAGCCCTGAAGAGTTCATTGCCCCGCTGAACAAGGTGCAACGGGTGTTGTGTGTGGGGCTGAACTTTACGGACCACGCCGCAGAATTGGGGGCTGAGCTGCCCACCTATCCCACCATCTTCACCAAGTTCGGCAACGCCCTCGTCGGGCCGGGCGAGGCGATTGAACTGCCTGCTGAGAGTACCAAAATCGACTGGGAGGTCGAGCTCTGCGCGGTGGTAGGGCGCCGCGGCCGCCACATCGCCGAAGATCAGGTGGACGACTACCTGCTGGGCTACACCGTGCTTAACGACGTCTCTGTGCGCGACTGGCAGGGGCGTACGTCCGAATGGTTCCAGGGCAAAAACTGGGACCGTATGACTCCCTTCGGCCCGGTCATCGTCAGCCCCGACGAACTCGACATCGCGGGCGGCCTAGCCATGACCTGTACCGTCGACGGCGAAGCACGCCAGCAGGGTACCACCGCCAATATGGTCTTCACCCCGGCTCAGGTGGTTAGCTATATTTCTACTTTTATGACCTTGGAGCCGGGGGATTTGGTTGCCCTGGGCACTCCTGCCGGGGTGGGTCTTTCCCTTTGCCCCCGGCAGTGGCTGGCTGATGGCCAGGTGGTGGTGACCGCTATTGAGGGTATTGGTAGTTTGACCAATGTCTGCCGTCTGGCTACTTCTCTTGAGCGGGCTGACCTGTGA
- a CDS encoding metalloregulator ArsR/SmtB family transcription factor, with translation MNNGEIPWAEDLEPSVALFSALAHPLRLAIVRHIMDEPHTVSEIHTCMGVSQPLVSHHLKILREASVITSRQEGRKTYYALADDHISHIVKDVYQHTKE, from the coding sequence ATGAATAACGGTGAGATTCCCTGGGCAGAAGATCTAGAGCCCTCAGTAGCCCTCTTCTCAGCCCTAGCCCACCCGCTACGGCTGGCCATCGTCCGCCACATCATGGACGAACCCCACACCGTCAGCGAGATCCACACCTGCATGGGAGTCTCACAGCCCCTAGTCTCCCACCATCTCAAAATCCTACGAGAGGCCAGCGTCATCACCAGCAGGCAAGAAGGGCGAAAAACCTACTACGCCCTAGCCGATGACCACATCAGCCACATCGTCAAGGACGTCTACCAACATACCAAGGAGTAA
- a CDS encoding site-specific DNA-methyltransferase — MVIHGDNLAVLKNLPAESFQLIYIDPPFNTGKVQKRQSIKTVRTEGGSRVGYKGHTYETIKGDIYGYSDSFENYWEFLEPRLMQAWRLLKPTGTLYLHLDYREVHYAKVVLDALFGRESFLNEIIWAYDYGAKSKKKWPAKHDNILVYVKDPENYYFNSEAVDREPYMAPGLVTEEKAKVGKLPTDVWWHTIVSPSGKEKTGYATQKPLGILRRIVQASSAPGDWVLDFFGGSGTTGHACAQLDRNFLMIDQNPEAIKVMRRRLRALEGLEVTFKKSRAKASLAGAQAASKTTAGRKK, encoded by the coding sequence ATGGTGATTCACGGCGATAACCTCGCCGTGCTCAAGAACCTGCCCGCAGAGAGTTTTCAACTCATCTATATCGACCCGCCCTTTAACACCGGCAAGGTGCAGAAGCGACAAAGCATCAAGACCGTGCGGACCGAGGGCGGCAGCCGGGTCGGCTATAAGGGGCATACCTACGAGACTATTAAGGGCGATATCTACGGGTATTCTGACTCTTTTGAGAACTACTGGGAGTTCTTAGAGCCTCGTCTCATGCAGGCATGGCGTCTGCTCAAGCCCACCGGCACCCTCTACCTGCACTTGGACTACCGTGAGGTCCACTACGCCAAGGTGGTGCTCGATGCCCTCTTTGGCCGGGAGTCCTTCTTGAACGAGATCATCTGGGCCTACGATTACGGCGCTAAGTCTAAGAAGAAGTGGCCGGCTAAGCACGATAACATCCTGGTCTATGTGAAAGACCCCGAGAACTACTACTTCAATTCTGAGGCGGTTGACCGCGAGCCCTATATGGCCCCTGGCCTGGTGACCGAGGAGAAGGCTAAGGTGGGTAAGCTGCCCACGGACGTCTGGTGGCACACCATTGTCTCGCCCAGCGGCAAGGAGAAAACCGGCTACGCCACCCAGAAACCCCTGGGTATTTTGCGCCGTATTGTGCAGGCGTCGAGTGCACCCGGCGACTGGGTGCTGGACTTCTTCGGCGGCTCCGGCACGACCGGCCACGCCTGCGCCCAGCTTGACCGCAACTTCCTCATGATTGACCAGAACCCCGAGGCTATCAAGGTTATGCGCAGGCGCCTGCGGGCCCTGGAGGGGCTGGAGGTGACCTTCAAGAAGTCCCGGGCTAAGGCTTCCTTGGCCGGGGCCCAGGCCGCATCAAAGACGACAGCTGGCAGGAAAAAGTAG
- the thrS gene encoding threonine--tRNA ligase, whose protein sequence is MSALSITVAGAAQQIEAGATAADLFAEDREIVVARINGKLVDLSTELTDGDTVEPVSIHEEDGLNVLRHSAAHVMAQAVQEYRKDAKLGIGPYITDGFYFDFDVEEPFTPEDLKKIEKNMVKIIKSGQTFRRRVVTQAEAEAEMASEPYKLELLALSQGPGSGADAADGASVEVGEGEITIYDNVNKKGETVWKDLCRGPHLPDTKLIANGYALMRSGGAYWRGSEKNPMLQRIYGTAWPSKEELVAYKDRIAEAERRDHRRLGEELDLFSFPKTVGPGLPVIHPKGGVILRAMEDYVRARHIEEGFEYVKTPHISKEDLFYTSGHLPYYADGMFPAMEDEGQAYRLKAMNCPMHNEIFRSRGRSYRELPLRLFEFGSVYRDEKSGVLSGLTRVRMITQDDSHSYVTKEQAPAEVAHLLKFMLSLLEDFGMTDFYLELSTRDTEGDKKDKFIGTDEQWEEATAVLEKVAAETGLELVADPGGAAFYGPKISVQAKDAIGRTWQMSTVQYDFNQPARFGLEYQASDGTRQEPVMIHSAKFGSFERFMGVLIEHYAGAFPAWLAPVQVIGVPVAEAFNDYMGEVAAKLKARGVRVEVDYGTDRFPKKIRTASKEKVPFILIAGGEDAENGAVSFRFRDGSQENGVPVDEAVERIVKHIEERVNEDPKFS, encoded by the coding sequence TTGTCCGCTCTTTCCATTACCGTCGCAGGTGCCGCCCAGCAGATTGAAGCCGGTGCCACCGCAGCCGACCTGTTCGCTGAGGACCGTGAAATCGTCGTTGCCCGTATCAACGGCAAACTGGTTGACCTCTCTACCGAACTGACCGATGGCGATACCGTTGAGCCCGTTTCTATCCATGAGGAAGACGGCCTGAACGTGCTGCGCCACTCAGCTGCCCACGTGATGGCCCAGGCTGTGCAGGAATACCGCAAGGACGCCAAGCTCGGCATCGGCCCCTACATCACCGATGGTTTCTACTTCGACTTCGACGTCGAGGAGCCCTTCACCCCCGAGGATCTCAAGAAGATTGAGAAGAACATGGTGAAGATTATCAAGAGCGGGCAGACCTTCCGCCGCCGCGTGGTCACCCAGGCTGAGGCTGAGGCCGAGATGGCGAGCGAGCCCTACAAGCTGGAACTACTTGCGCTCTCCCAGGGCCCCGGTTCCGGTGCGGACGCTGCCGACGGCGCTTCTGTTGAGGTGGGCGAAGGTGAAATCACCATCTACGACAACGTGAACAAGAAGGGTGAGACCGTTTGGAAGGACCTCTGCCGCGGCCCTCACCTGCCCGACACCAAGCTGATTGCTAACGGCTACGCGCTGATGCGTTCCGGTGGTGCCTACTGGCGCGGTTCTGAGAAGAACCCCATGCTGCAGCGTATCTACGGCACCGCCTGGCCTTCCAAGGAAGAGCTGGTTGCTTACAAGGACCGCATTGCTGAGGCTGAGCGCCGCGACCACCGCCGTCTGGGTGAAGAGCTTGACCTCTTCTCCTTCCCCAAGACTGTTGGCCCTGGTCTGCCCGTGATTCACCCCAAGGGCGGCGTCATTCTGCGTGCTATGGAAGACTACGTGCGTGCTCGCCACATTGAAGAGGGCTTCGAGTACGTTAAGACCCCCCATATCTCGAAGGAAGATCTCTTTTACACCTCCGGCCACCTGCCCTACTACGCGGACGGCATGTTCCCGGCTATGGAGGACGAGGGCCAGGCCTACCGTCTTAAGGCCATGAACTGCCCCATGCACAACGAGATTTTCCGTTCTCGTGGCCGCTCCTACCGTGAGCTGCCCCTGCGTCTGTTCGAGTTCGGTTCGGTTTACCGCGATGAGAAGTCCGGTGTGCTGTCAGGTCTGACCCGCGTGCGCATGATTACCCAGGACGACTCCCACTCCTACGTGACCAAGGAGCAGGCACCTGCTGAGGTTGCCCACCTGCTCAAGTTCATGCTGTCCCTGCTCGAGGACTTCGGCATGACCGACTTCTACCTGGAACTTTCAACCCGCGACACCGAGGGCGATAAGAAGGATAAGTTCATCGGTACGGACGAGCAGTGGGAAGAAGCAACCGCTGTGCTGGAAAAGGTTGCCGCTGAGACCGGTCTGGAACTGGTGGCTGACCCGGGTGGCGCTGCCTTCTACGGCCCCAAGATTTCTGTTCAGGCTAAGGACGCAATTGGCCGCACCTGGCAGATGTCGACCGTGCAGTACGACTTCAACCAGCCTGCCCGCTTCGGTCTGGAGTATCAGGCATCTGACGGTACCCGCCAGGAGCCGGTCATGATTCACTCGGCTAAGTTTGGTTCATTTGAGCGTTTTATGGGCGTGCTGATTGAGCACTATGCCGGTGCTTTCCCTGCCTGGCTGGCTCCTGTTCAGGTGATTGGTGTGCCCGTTGCTGAGGCTTTCAATGATTACATGGGTGAGGTTGCTGCCAAGCTCAAGGCCCGCGGCGTGCGCGTTGAGGTGGATTACGGTACCGACCGCTTCCCCAAGAAGATTCGTACCGCGTCTAAGGAGAAGGTGCCCTTCATCCTGATTGCCGGTGGCGAGGACGCCGAGAACGGCGCGGTCTCATTCCGCTTCCGTGACGGCTCCCAGGAAAACGGCGTGCCCGTGGATGAGGCCGTGGAGAGGATTGTGAAGCATATTGAAGAGCGAGTGAATGAAGATCCGAAGTTTAGTTAA